From the Micromonospora sediminicola genome, one window contains:
- a CDS encoding endo-1,4-beta-xylanase: MDKVLARGSGSPTARYRPRAALLSAAVGAALVAATVAVATSASAGTTLGAAAAEQGRYFGTAVAANKLSDATYVGILNREFNMVTPENEMKWDATEPSQGQFTYTNADRIVAHAQANGMRVRGHALAWHQQQPGWAQNLSGSALRQAMVNHITQVATHYKGKIYAWDVVNEAFDDGSGGRRDSNLQRTGNDWIEVAFRTARAADPGAKLCYNDYNTDNWNWAKTQGVYNLVKDFKARGVPIDCVGLQSHFNSGSPYPSNYRTTLQNFAALGVDVQITELDIEGSGSAQATTYANVVKDCLAVSRCTGITVWGIRDSDSWRASGTPLLFDGNGNKKAAYTAALDALNAGGTTPPTTTPPTTTPPTTTPPTTTPPTTTAPPSTPPPTGGGCTASLTTNQWPGGFVTTVRVTAGAGALNGWTVTLTVPSGSAVTNTWSAQASGASGAVTFRNVAYNGQVGAGGSTEFGFQGTGTAPSGTPTCAAG, from the coding sequence ATGGACAAGGTGCTCGCCCGCGGCAGCGGGAGCCCGACCGCCCGATACCGGCCGCGTGCCGCCCTGCTGTCGGCCGCCGTCGGCGCCGCGCTGGTCGCGGCCACGGTCGCGGTGGCGACCAGCGCCAGCGCCGGGACCACCCTGGGCGCGGCGGCGGCGGAACAGGGCCGCTACTTCGGCACCGCGGTGGCCGCGAACAAGCTGTCGGACGCCACGTACGTCGGCATCCTGAACCGCGAGTTCAACATGGTCACCCCCGAGAACGAGATGAAGTGGGACGCCACCGAGCCGTCCCAGGGCCAGTTCACCTACACCAACGCCGACCGGATCGTCGCCCACGCCCAGGCCAACGGCATGCGGGTACGCGGCCACGCGCTGGCCTGGCACCAGCAGCAGCCCGGCTGGGCGCAGAACCTGTCCGGCAGCGCGCTGCGTCAGGCGATGGTCAACCACATCACCCAGGTCGCCACCCACTACAAGGGCAAGATCTACGCCTGGGACGTGGTCAACGAGGCGTTCGACGACGGCAGCGGCGGCCGCCGCGACTCCAACCTCCAGCGCACCGGCAACGACTGGATCGAGGTGGCGTTCCGCACCGCGCGCGCCGCCGACCCGGGCGCCAAGCTCTGCTACAACGACTACAACACCGACAACTGGAACTGGGCCAAGACCCAGGGCGTCTACAACCTGGTCAAGGACTTCAAGGCCCGGGGCGTGCCGATCGACTGCGTCGGCCTGCAGTCGCACTTCAACAGCGGCTCGCCGTACCCGAGCAACTACCGCACCACGTTGCAGAACTTCGCCGCCCTCGGCGTCGACGTGCAGATCACCGAACTCGACATCGAGGGTTCGGGCAGTGCCCAGGCCACCACGTACGCCAACGTGGTCAAGGACTGCCTGGCCGTGTCGCGGTGCACCGGCATCACCGTCTGGGGGATCCGGGACAGCGACTCCTGGCGGGCCAGCGGCACCCCGCTGCTCTTCGACGGCAACGGCAACAAGAAGGCGGCCTACACCGCCGCGCTCGACGCGCTCAACGCCGGCGGCACGACGCCGCCGACCACGACGCCGCCGACCACCACGCCCCCGACCACGACTCCGCCGACGACCACGCCGCCCACCACCACCGCGCCGCCCTCGACTCCCCCGCCCACCGGCGGCGGGTGCACCGCGTCGCTCACCACGAACCAGTGGCCCGGCGGCTTCGTCACCACCGTCCGCGTCACCGCCGGCGCGGGCGCGCTCAACGGGTGGACGGTGACGCTCACCGTGCCGTCGGGCTCGGCGGTCACCAACACGTGGAGCGCCCAGGCCAGCGGCGCCAGTGGCGCGGTGACGTTCCGCAACGTCGCCTACAACGGCCAGGTCGGTGCCGGCGGCAGCACCGAGTTCGGTTTCCAGGGGACCGGCACGGCCCCCTCCGGCACGCCCACCTGCGCGGCGGGCTGA
- a CDS encoding glycoside hydrolase family 43 protein, translating to MSTEIAPLPAVTRSIRNPVLTGFHPDPSILRVGDDYYLATSTFEWYPGVGIHHSRDLVHWRPLGGIVTERRLLDLRGCGDSNGVWAPDLTWHDGLFHLVYSDVASFASGYWDPQNYLTTAPDIGGPWSDPVKLHAHGFDAALFHDTDGSTWLLSLSADWRPGRDRFGGIEIQRYDRERGRLVGEARIIFHGTSAGLTEGPHLYRRDGWYWLVTAEGGTSWEHQVTVARSRHLFGPYLADPRGPLLTSAGRPDLRLQKAGHGCLVETQQGDWYLAHLVARPYSPLGNCVLGRETAIQRVDWPDGQWPTVPGRVPADTVAAPDLPAHPWPEEPATDHFDGPTLSARWSTLRRPAGEDWLDLSARPSHLRLHGGQSPVGRQTPSLVARRVGAERCVLETVVEFDPADHRQLAGVTAYYNTTNWHHLYLTRADDGRRVLELLSCDRGRRTAYPELTVDAGDGARVGLRARFDGPVVRFGYDLGDGWRDLPVDLDATILSDEHAALVVDGEPAAWGFTGAFLGLWVQDLGGDGGYADFDHATYRQE from the coding sequence ATGTCGACCGAGATCGCCCCCCTGCCCGCCGTCACCCGGTCGATCCGCAACCCGGTCCTCACCGGGTTCCACCCGGATCCCTCGATCCTGCGCGTGGGCGACGACTACTACCTGGCCACCTCGACCTTCGAGTGGTACCCGGGGGTCGGGATCCACCACTCCCGCGACCTGGTGCACTGGCGTCCCCTCGGCGGGATCGTCACCGAGCGCCGGCTGCTGGACCTGCGGGGCTGCGGGGACTCCAACGGGGTGTGGGCGCCGGACCTGACCTGGCACGACGGGTTGTTCCACCTCGTCTACAGCGACGTCGCCAGCTTCGCCAGCGGCTACTGGGACCCGCAGAACTACCTGACCACCGCCCCGGACATCGGCGGGCCCTGGTCGGACCCGGTGAAGCTGCACGCGCACGGCTTCGACGCGGCGCTGTTCCACGACACCGACGGCAGCACCTGGCTGCTGAGCCTGAGCGCGGACTGGCGACCGGGCCGGGACCGCTTCGGCGGGATCGAGATCCAGCGCTACGACCGCGAGCGAGGACGGCTGGTCGGCGAGGCGCGCATCATCTTCCACGGCACCTCGGCCGGGCTGACCGAGGGTCCGCACCTCTACCGGCGCGACGGCTGGTACTGGCTGGTCACGGCCGAGGGCGGGACCAGTTGGGAGCACCAGGTCACGGTCGCCCGCTCCCGCCACCTGTTCGGCCCGTACCTGGCCGACCCGAGGGGGCCGCTGCTCACCTCCGCCGGCCGGCCGGACCTGCGGCTGCAGAAGGCGGGCCACGGGTGCCTGGTCGAGACGCAGCAGGGTGACTGGTACCTCGCCCACCTGGTGGCCCGCCCCTACTCCCCGCTGGGCAACTGCGTCCTCGGGCGGGAGACCGCGATCCAGCGGGTCGACTGGCCGGACGGGCAGTGGCCGACCGTGCCCGGTCGCGTGCCGGCCGACACCGTCGCGGCGCCGGACCTGCCCGCGCATCCCTGGCCGGAGGAGCCGGCCACCGACCACTTCGACGGGCCCACGCTGTCCGCCCGCTGGTCGACGCTGCGCCGCCCGGCCGGCGAGGACTGGCTGGACCTGTCGGCGCGCCCGTCGCACCTGCGGCTGCACGGCGGGCAGTCCCCGGTGGGCCGGCAGACGCCGAGCCTGGTCGCCCGCCGGGTCGGCGCCGAGCGGTGCGTGCTGGAGACCGTCGTCGAGTTCGACCCGGCCGACCACCGGCAGCTGGCCGGCGTCACCGCGTACTACAACACGACCAACTGGCATCACCTCTACCTCACCCGGGCCGACGACGGCCGCCGGGTGCTCGAGCTGCTGAGCTGCGACCGGGGCCGGCGGACCGCGTATCCGGAACTCACCGTGGACGCCGGCGACGGCGCGCGGGTCGGGCTGCGGGCGCGGTTCGACGGGCCGGTGGTCCGCTTCGGGTACGACCTGGGCGACGGCTGGCGGGACCTGCCGGTCGACCTGGACGCGACGATCCTCTCCGACGAGCACGCCGCCCTGGTCGTCGACGGCGAGCCGGCCGCCTGGGGCTTCACCGGCGCGTTCCTCGGCCTCTGGGTGCAGGACCTCGGGGGCGACGGCGGGTACGCCGACTTCGACCACGCCACCTACCGGCAGGAGTGA
- a CDS encoding DUF1501 domain-containing protein, with the protein MDVLTRRRFLVASGVVGATALAGGAAAYRLNDLLATAGDRDPEARTLVLVTLYGGNDGLNTVVPYADPAYRDARPDLAYAAEDVLRLDDGFGLNPALAGLHRAYGTGRLAVVRGVGYPKADRSHFRSMDIWQTAQPDRPGTTGWLGRWLDRAGGDPRLAVSFEPALPPLLAGERGAGASVPVTDRETAPQLGAETLTALAAAAPDDSPARARAAACFADLRAVDAMVAQVRATPAGEEAEDDGETAPATATGGARASLDAQLDLVARCVEANVTTRVFSVSLGGFDTHADEKQLQQVLLGQLDGALTRFADRMARTEAGRKVVVAVYSEFGRRVRANASDGTDHGTASNVLLLGAPVDGGLYGEPPSLTDLDDGDLKHTTDFRDVYATLLERVLDTDPGAILGDWRGRLTGVL; encoded by the coding sequence GTGGACGTCCTGACCCGACGGCGGTTCCTGGTGGCCAGCGGTGTGGTCGGTGCGACCGCCCTGGCCGGCGGCGCCGCCGCGTACCGCCTGAACGACCTGCTCGCCACCGCCGGCGACCGGGATCCCGAGGCCCGCACGCTGGTCCTGGTGACGTTGTACGGCGGCAACGACGGCCTGAACACGGTCGTCCCGTACGCCGACCCCGCCTACCGGGACGCGCGACCCGATCTGGCGTACGCCGCCGAGGACGTGCTGCGGCTCGACGACGGCTTCGGACTCAACCCGGCGCTTGCCGGCCTGCACCGCGCGTACGGCACGGGCCGGCTCGCCGTGGTGCGGGGCGTCGGCTACCCGAAGGCCGACCGCAGTCACTTCCGGTCCATGGACATCTGGCAGACCGCCCAGCCCGACCGGCCCGGCACCACCGGCTGGCTCGGCCGCTGGCTGGACCGGGCCGGCGGCGATCCCCGGCTCGCGGTCTCGTTCGAGCCCGCCCTGCCGCCCCTGCTGGCCGGGGAACGCGGGGCCGGGGCGTCGGTGCCGGTGACGGACCGGGAGACCGCCCCGCAACTCGGCGCGGAGACGCTCACCGCGCTCGCCGCCGCCGCGCCGGACGACTCGCCCGCCCGGGCCCGCGCCGCGGCCTGCTTCGCCGACCTGCGCGCGGTGGACGCGATGGTCGCTCAGGTGCGTGCCACGCCGGCGGGGGAGGAGGCCGAGGACGACGGGGAGACCGCGCCGGCCACCGCCACCGGTGGCGCCCGGGCCTCCCTGGACGCGCAGCTCGACCTGGTCGCCCGGTGCGTCGAGGCCAACGTGACCACGCGGGTGTTCTCCGTCTCGCTCGGCGGCTTCGACACCCACGCCGACGAGAAGCAACTCCAGCAGGTGCTCCTCGGGCAGCTCGACGGCGCCCTGACCCGCTTCGCCGACCGGATGGCCCGCACCGAGGCCGGGCGAAAGGTGGTGGTGGCGGTCTACTCGGAGTTCGGCCGCCGGGTACGGGCCAACGCCTCCGACGGCACCGACCACGGCACCGCCTCGAACGTGCTGCTGCTCGGCGCGCCGGTCGACGGCGGCCTGTACGGCGAGCCGCCCAGCCTGACCGACCTCGACGACGGCGACCTGAAGCACACCACCGACTTCCGGGACGTCTACGCCACGCTGCTGGAGCGGGTGCTGGACACCGATCCGGGCGCGATCCTGGGCGACTGGCGGGGGCGGCTCACGGGCGTGCTCTGA
- a CDS encoding endo-1,4-beta-xylanase — MKLRRWIVAGAVAVATVAALNVAPATAGRPYDPAAQSLRALAQRHGLYIGTAVDMDALADPADPRYRELAGSEFSTVTAENAMKWESLEPTRGTYNWAPADQLVDFARQHGQRVRGHVLVWHNQLPAWLTEGVTDGSIDKAELRRILRDHITAVVRHFKGRIWQWDVVNEAVSDPWDTPSTLHYKGFWAENLGPGYIADAFRWARAADPKALLFYNDYNIEAFGSGNPADDKTQFVYEMARDLRARGVPIDGVGSQGHLGTQYGNYDTLQVAAALRRFAGLGLATAFTEVDVRSQLTAGVQAGDSAEINPRLQASAANFSTLLRACLAERHCLSFTLWGFTDRHSWVPDWFENPPEGLATAYDENYRPKRAYQEMKADLIFSGPPFVLPRVPQQPRR, encoded by the coding sequence ATGAAGCTGAGACGCTGGATCGTCGCCGGCGCGGTCGCCGTGGCCACCGTCGCCGCCCTCAACGTCGCCCCCGCCACCGCCGGCCGCCCGTACGATCCGGCCGCGCAGAGCCTGCGCGCGCTGGCCCAGCGGCACGGCCTGTACATCGGCACCGCGGTGGACATGGACGCGCTCGCCGACCCCGCCGACCCGCGCTACCGCGAGCTGGCCGGGTCCGAGTTCTCCACCGTCACCGCCGAGAACGCGATGAAGTGGGAGAGCCTGGAGCCGACCCGGGGAACCTACAACTGGGCACCGGCCGACCAGCTGGTCGACTTCGCCCGCCAGCACGGCCAGCGGGTCCGCGGCCACGTGCTGGTCTGGCACAACCAGCTGCCGGCCTGGCTCACCGAGGGGGTCACGGACGGCTCGATCGACAAGGCCGAGCTGCGCCGGATCCTGCGCGACCACATCACCGCGGTGGTGCGCCACTTCAAGGGCCGGATCTGGCAGTGGGACGTGGTGAACGAGGCGGTCAGCGACCCCTGGGACACCCCCTCCACGCTGCACTACAAGGGCTTCTGGGCGGAGAACCTCGGTCCCGGCTACATCGCTGACGCCTTCCGCTGGGCCCGAGCCGCCGACCCGAAGGCGCTGCTGTTCTACAACGACTACAACATCGAGGCGTTCGGCTCCGGCAACCCGGCCGACGACAAGACGCAGTTCGTCTACGAGATGGCCCGTGACCTGCGCGCCCGTGGGGTGCCGATCGACGGGGTCGGCAGCCAGGGACACCTGGGCACCCAGTACGGCAACTACGACACCCTCCAGGTCGCCGCAGCGCTGCGCAGGTTCGCCGGCCTGGGACTGGCCACCGCGTTCACCGAGGTCGACGTGCGCAGCCAGCTCACCGCCGGGGTCCAGGCGGGTGACTCCGCCGAGATCAACCCACGGTTGCAGGCGTCCGCGGCGAACTTCAGCACGTTGCTGCGGGCCTGCCTGGCCGAGCGGCACTGCCTGTCGTTCACGCTCTGGGGCTTCACCGACCGGCACTCCTGGGTGCCGGACTGGTTCGAGAACCCGCCGGAGGGGCTGGCCACCGCGTACGACGAGAACTACCGGCCCAAGCGCGCGTACCAGGAGATGAAGGCCGACCTCATCTTCTCCGGCCCGCCGTTCGTGCTGCCGCGCGTCCCGCAGCAGCCGCGCCGGTAG
- a CDS encoding RNA polymerase sigma factor: protein MEVALDDDDIVTRVRAGDREAYDLLVARHTASAYRTALLLGAGPDAEDVVQEAFVKAYRKLSRYRGEASFRSWLLAIVANESRNLHRSRTRRHGLTLRAATAGPTTDATTDDGLDAVLAAERRAALVDALRRLPARDREVIVCRYLLDLGEEETVTVLGLPRGTVKSRTHRALAKLRGLLDREVVRRG from the coding sequence GTGGAGGTCGCCCTGGACGACGACGACATCGTCACCCGCGTACGCGCCGGTGACCGGGAGGCGTACGACCTCCTGGTCGCCCGGCACACCGCGTCCGCGTACCGGACCGCGCTGCTGCTCGGTGCCGGTCCGGACGCCGAGGACGTGGTCCAGGAGGCGTTCGTGAAGGCGTACCGGAAGCTGTCCCGCTACCGGGGCGAGGCGTCGTTCCGGTCGTGGCTGCTGGCCATCGTGGCGAACGAGAGCCGGAACCTGCACCGGTCGCGTACCCGGCGGCACGGGCTGACGCTGCGCGCGGCGACGGCCGGCCCGACGACGGACGCCACCACCGACGACGGCCTCGACGCGGTGCTCGCCGCCGAGCGACGGGCCGCGCTGGTGGACGCGCTGCGCCGCCTGCCGGCGCGCGACCGCGAGGTGATCGTCTGCCGCTACCTGCTCGACCTCGGCGAGGAGGAGACCGTGACCGTGCTGGGGCTTCCCCGGGGCACGGTGAAGTCGCGGACCCACCGGGCGCTGGCGAAGCTGCGCGGCCTGCTCGACCGCGAGGTGGTGCGCCGTGGATGA
- a CDS encoding FMN-binding glutamate synthase family protein produces the protein MSWARRAVPAAVAAVAAIAARDLLQRDHALRRNFPVLGHARYLIESIGPELRQYVVAGNDEERPFTRDQRRWVYASAKQENNYFGFGTDNDIEHTAGYPIIKHRTFGRAVPPSAPGAGHDVTLPCAKVLGAARGRPGAFRPESVVNISGMSFGSLSGNAVEALNRGAALAGCLQNTGEGGLSPHHRKGGELVFQLGTAYFGCRDERGRFSLDRLKDLVAGAPVRALEIKLSQGAKPSLGGLLPAAKVSAEIAATRGIPQGQDCVSPSRHAEFSDCDSLLDWVELLAAETGLPVGIKSAVGDLGFWEELATLMRDTGRGVDFVTVDGGEGGTGAAPLIFSDSVSLPFQQGFSRVYRTFAERDLHEQVVFVGAGKLGLPDNAVVAFALGADMVNVGREAMLAIGCIQAQKCHTDTCPTGVATQNAWLARGLDPARKSVRAANYIRTLRRDLVKVAEACGVEHPGLIGTDAVEILDGRTASTPLDQVYGYRPEWGLPSAADRAEIVRLMTAEGPRGGSAPPSPTAVG, from the coding sequence ATGAGCTGGGCCAGGAGAGCCGTACCCGCCGCCGTCGCCGCCGTGGCCGCGATCGCCGCGCGCGACCTGCTGCAACGTGACCACGCGCTGCGGCGCAACTTCCCCGTCCTCGGGCACGCCCGCTACCTGATCGAGTCGATCGGGCCGGAGCTGCGCCAGTACGTCGTGGCCGGCAACGACGAGGAACGGCCGTTCACCCGCGACCAGCGGCGCTGGGTGTACGCCTCGGCGAAGCAGGAGAACAACTACTTCGGGTTCGGCACCGACAACGACATCGAGCACACGGCCGGCTATCCGATCATCAAGCACCGGACGTTCGGCCGGGCGGTGCCACCGTCGGCTCCGGGCGCCGGGCACGACGTGACGTTGCCCTGCGCCAAGGTGCTGGGTGCGGCGCGCGGCCGGCCGGGCGCCTTCCGTCCGGAGTCGGTGGTCAACATCTCCGGAATGAGTTTCGGCTCGCTCTCCGGCAACGCGGTGGAGGCGCTCAACCGGGGCGCCGCGCTGGCCGGCTGCCTGCAGAACACCGGCGAGGGTGGGCTGTCGCCCCACCACCGCAAGGGCGGCGAGCTGGTCTTCCAGCTGGGCACCGCCTACTTCGGGTGCCGGGACGAACGCGGCCGGTTCAGCCTGGACCGGCTCAAGGACCTGGTCGCCGGCGCGCCGGTGCGGGCGCTGGAGATCAAGCTCAGCCAGGGCGCGAAGCCCAGCCTCGGCGGCCTGCTGCCGGCGGCGAAGGTCTCCGCCGAGATCGCCGCCACCCGGGGCATCCCCCAGGGCCAGGACTGCGTCAGCCCGTCCCGGCACGCCGAGTTCTCCGACTGCGACAGCCTGCTGGACTGGGTGGAGCTGCTCGCCGCCGAGACCGGCCTGCCGGTGGGCATCAAGTCCGCCGTCGGTGACCTGGGCTTCTGGGAGGAGCTGGCCACGCTGATGCGGGACACCGGCCGGGGCGTGGACTTCGTGACCGTCGACGGCGGCGAGGGCGGCACCGGCGCCGCCCCGCTGATCTTCAGCGACTCGGTCTCGTTGCCGTTCCAGCAGGGCTTCTCCCGGGTCTACCGGACCTTCGCCGAGCGCGACCTGCACGAGCAGGTGGTGTTCGTCGGCGCCGGCAAGCTCGGCCTGCCGGACAACGCGGTGGTGGCGTTCGCGCTCGGCGCCGACATGGTCAACGTCGGCCGGGAGGCCATGCTGGCGATCGGCTGCATCCAGGCGCAGAAGTGCCACACCGACACCTGTCCCACCGGCGTCGCCACCCAGAACGCCTGGCTGGCGCGAGGGCTGGACCCGGCCCGCAAGTCGGTGCGGGCCGCCAACTACATCCGTACGCTGCGTCGCGACCTGGTCAAGGTCGCGGAGGCGTGCGGCGTCGAGCATCCCGGGCTGATCGGCACCGACGCCGTCGAGATCCTGGACGGCCGCACCGCCTCCACCCCGCTGGATCAGGTGTACGGCTACCGGCCGGAGTGGGGGCTGCCGTCGGCGGCCGACCGGGCGGAGATCGTTCGGCTGATGACCGCCGAGGGGCCGCGCGGCGGCAGCGCACCCCCCTCCCCCACCGCCGTCGGGTGA
- a CDS encoding sugar efflux transporter produces the protein MAVDTRPAARAGRLRLLPLALMFLSVGLSVAVVLPFLSLFLDSEVGADPLRVTVFLVVAPLSGVAVSTLVGRLSDRRPIRRRLLVGAALAGMVGAGLTAVVRDYWVLLGLTATAVALANSLFPQSFAYARQLLDRDSPGRAALGISVLRTVFSLAWVAGPALAAVLLSVGGFRLVYGVAAGLYAAAALLAAFRLEELPVPARPAADIPGVEAPGASRWRLVFTVVAFVLVQCPMTLGVQAMPLFIGRDLGGEPADAGLVLGLCAALEIPLMLGLGVLTARVRLRTLILLGAGCGVAYYAVAAAAPTVAVLLLAQPVNAMFIAAVSGVAITYVQDLLPGQPGRATTLFTNSFPIGAMLAGPLLGISAQVGYRWAYGMSTALCAGGLLVLLLTRPRPPARA, from the coding sequence ATGGCTGTGGACACCAGGCCGGCGGCGCGCGCCGGCCGCCTCCGGCTGCTCCCGCTGGCGCTGATGTTCCTCAGCGTCGGCCTGTCCGTCGCCGTGGTGCTGCCGTTCCTGTCGCTGTTCCTCGACAGCGAGGTCGGCGCGGATCCGCTGCGGGTGACCGTGTTCCTGGTCGTCGCGCCGCTGTCCGGCGTCGCGGTCTCCACGCTGGTCGGCCGCCTGTCGGACCGGCGGCCGATCCGTCGCCGGCTGCTCGTCGGCGCGGCGCTGGCCGGGATGGTGGGCGCCGGCCTGACCGCGGTCGTGCGGGACTACTGGGTCCTGCTGGGGCTGACCGCGACCGCCGTCGCGTTGGCCAACTCGCTGTTCCCGCAGTCGTTCGCCTACGCCCGCCAGCTCCTCGACCGGGACAGTCCGGGCCGGGCCGCCCTGGGCATCAGCGTGCTGCGTACCGTGTTCTCGCTGGCCTGGGTGGCCGGCCCGGCGTTGGCCGCGGTCCTGCTCTCCGTCGGCGGTTTCCGGCTGGTCTACGGCGTCGCGGCCGGCCTGTACGCGGCGGCGGCGTTGCTGGCCGCGTTCCGGTTGGAGGAGCTGCCCGTCCCGGCCCGACCGGCGGCCGACATTCCCGGCGTCGAGGCGCCCGGCGCGTCGCGGTGGCGGCTGGTGTTCACCGTGGTCGCCTTCGTCCTGGTGCAGTGCCCGATGACGCTCGGTGTGCAGGCGATGCCGCTGTTCATCGGCCGGGACCTGGGCGGCGAGCCGGCCGACGCGGGGCTCGTGCTGGGCCTGTGCGCGGCGTTGGAGATCCCGCTGATGCTCGGGTTGGGCGTGTTGACCGCGCGGGTCCGGCTGCGGACGCTGATCCTGCTCGGCGCCGGTTGCGGCGTCGCCTACTACGCGGTCGCCGCCGCGGCACCGACCGTCGCGGTGCTGCTGCTGGCGCAGCCGGTCAACGCGATGTTCATCGCCGCGGTGTCGGGCGTCGCCATCACCTACGTGCAGGATCTGCTGCCGGGTCAACCCGGTCGGGCGACCACGCTGTTCACCAACTCGTTCCCGATCGGCGCCATGCTCGCCGGTCCGCTGCTCGGGATCTCGGCGCAGGTCGGCTACCGCTGGGCGTACGGGATGAGCACGGCGTTGTGCGCCGGCGGCCTGCTGGTCCTGCTGCTGACCCGACCCCGTCCGCCGGCACGGGCGTGA
- a CDS encoding DUF1800 domain-containing protein, whose product MTEREAVAHLLRRATFGPTADEVDAAERAGFAATLDRLLDPAGADRGAAATPPPELGPDPAAALDKSATREQRQQANRRRREQATALTDWWLARMVAAEHQCDEKLLFFWHGHWATSVQKVRSAPLMLRQLETLRRLGRGPLAPLVDAMVRDPALILWLDGQQNTRRAPNENLARELMELFTLGIGGGYDETDVKEGARALTGWTVDRRTGVARFVPRRHDPGRKTILGRSAAFDAGSYAALLAGRPETARFVAGRLWFRYAGAQVPAPADLAGPDTVGTLRRIFTAPAFAQTRDTLVKQPVEWLVGAARQLGVRPSALPEAGRRRLLTGLNALDQVPLRPPSVGGWPAGTAWLTTSSLQARLRVADHLTAVADPAVLARLTAAPPAGRPEAMARLLVVDRWSDRTRSALVPLAGQPRRLLVAGLVSPEYAVS is encoded by the coding sequence ATGACGGAACGGGAAGCGGTGGCACACCTGCTGCGGCGGGCGACGTTCGGGCCGACCGCCGACGAGGTGGACGCCGCCGAACGGGCCGGCTTCGCCGCCACCCTCGACCGGCTGCTCGACCCCGCCGGAGCGGACCGGGGCGCGGCGGCGACCCCGCCACCCGAGCTCGGCCCGGACCCGGCGGCGGCGCTCGACAAGTCAGCCACGCGCGAGCAGCGTCAGCAGGCCAACCGCCGGCGCCGCGAACAGGCGACCGCGCTCACCGACTGGTGGCTGGCGCGGATGGTCGCCGCCGAGCACCAGTGCGACGAGAAGCTGCTGTTCTTCTGGCACGGGCACTGGGCGACCAGCGTGCAGAAGGTGCGCTCGGCGCCGCTGATGCTGCGCCAGCTCGAGACGCTGCGCCGGCTCGGTCGCGGACCGCTGGCCCCGCTGGTGGACGCCATGGTGCGTGACCCGGCGTTGATCCTCTGGCTCGACGGGCAGCAGAACACCCGGCGGGCGCCGAACGAGAACCTGGCCCGGGAACTGATGGAGCTGTTCACGCTCGGCATCGGCGGAGGCTACGACGAGACCGACGTGAAGGAGGGCGCGCGGGCGCTCACCGGCTGGACGGTGGACCGGCGGACCGGGGTCGCCCGCTTCGTGCCCCGTCGGCACGACCCGGGCCGCAAGACGATCCTCGGCCGCAGTGCCGCCTTCGACGCCGGCTCGTACGCCGCGCTGCTCGCCGGCCGCCCGGAGACCGCCCGGTTCGTGGCCGGCCGGCTGTGGTTCCGCTACGCCGGCGCGCAGGTGCCGGCGCCGGCGGACCTCGCCGGCCCGGACACCGTCGGCACCCTGCGCCGGATCTTCACCGCCCCGGCGTTCGCGCAGACCCGGGACACGCTGGTCAAGCAGCCCGTCGAGTGGTTGGTCGGCGCGGCCCGGCAGCTCGGTGTCCGGCCGTCGGCGCTGCCCGAGGCGGGGCGGCGTCGGCTCCTGACCGGACTGAACGCCCTGGACCAGGTGCCGCTGCGTCCGCCGAGCGTCGGCGGCTGGCCGGCCGGGACGGCGTGGCTGACCACGTCGTCCCTGCAGGCCCGGCTCCGGGTGGCCGACCACCTGACCGCCGTCGCCGACCCGGCGGTGCTGGCCCGGCTCACCGCCGCGCCGCCGGCCGGTCGGCCCGAGGCGATGGCCCGCCTGCTGGTGGTCGACCGGTGGAGCGACCGCACCCGGTCCGCCCTGGTCCCGCTGGCCGGACAACCGCGCCGGCTGCTGGTGGCCGGTCTGGTCAGCCCCGAGTACGCGGTCAGTTGA
- a CDS encoding DUF5872 domain-containing protein — protein MAKYTRPELRERLKEEIKASDKGGRPGQWSARKSQLLTNEYKKRGGGFEGPRDERQRSLQRWGGEQWQTRSGDTRARKDGETRRYLPKQAWEELSEKERQATDTRKRRASRSGRQYVSNTGPAKRARRDATAAEQVNELPVAEAVKIVRGLDTRQLNAALRRERGGKARKTLIGRLESELGRRRAA, from the coding sequence ATGGCGAAGTACACCAGGCCCGAGCTGCGGGAACGGCTCAAGGAGGAGATCAAGGCCTCCGACAAGGGTGGGCGGCCGGGGCAGTGGTCCGCCCGCAAGTCGCAGCTGCTGACGAACGAGTACAAGAAGCGCGGTGGGGGCTTCGAGGGACCGAGGGACGAGCGGCAGCGCTCGCTGCAACGCTGGGGCGGCGAGCAGTGGCAGACCCGGTCGGGGGACACCCGCGCGCGCAAGGACGGCGAAACCCGCCGTTACCTGCCGAAACAGGCCTGGGAAGAGCTGTCGGAGAAGGAACGCCAGGCGACCGACACCCGCAAGCGGCGGGCGTCGCGCTCCGGCCGGCAGTACGTGTCGAACACCGGCCCGGCGAAGCGGGCCCGCCGGGACGCGACGGCGGCGGAGCAGGTGAACGAGCTGCCGGTGGCCGAGGCGGTCAAAATCGTGCGGGGCCTCGACACGCGTCAGCTGAACGCGGCGCTGCGCCGGGAACGCGGGGGCAAGGCCCGCAAGACGCTGATCGGACGCCTGGAGTCGGAACTCGGCCGGCGCCGCGCGGCCTGA